TTTGGAGCTTGTGGTGGGGTTGGAGATGAAAATTGTGGAGCAGCTGGAATATCAAGTGTTTTAATGGCGGGTTCTGTGGGTTTTTCGAATAATCCAAAAATTTCTCGTGGACCATATAATTCGTCCAAAGAAACCTGAGGATTTGCTAAAGACTTTTTTTTCGCTGGAATCGTAGTACTGTCTCCACGAGGGACTGCTTGTTTAAATGAGAGCGAAAAAAAAAGCGTGAAGCACAGCATGCACAAGAGAAAAGAGTTTACTGCCCACAAGTGTTGGTTCATTATATCCGCCGATTATTTTTTATTGTTTGTACGAAAATAGTAGGTAAGTTTTTTTGGTGTCAAGATCATACTTACGGCGATTGCAATGTTGAAATGATTTTGTCAAGCATCATGTCAGAAGTCAAACTATCAGCTTCTGCTTCGTATGACATAATAATTCGATGCCTGAGTGTATCATGAACAAGAGCTTTTACATCTTCTGGGATAACAAAATGACGTTTTTTGATAAATGCTAAAGCTTGAGCTGCTTTTTGAAGCGCGATTGTTGCTCGAGGTGAAGCTCCAAACGCAATTGCTTGTTTTGCATCAACTCCAAAAGCCTCAGGGTTTCTGGTGGCATGCACAATCGAAATAATATAATCAGTGATTCGCTCATCAACAAAAATATCTTTGACGCATGCTTGAGCATCAAGAATGTCCTGGTGAGAAAGAACTTGCTGAACGGCGTGAGTTGAATTTTGCCTTGAGACAATTAATTTTTCTTCTTGTTGTGTTGGGTAGGTAAGGTGAAGCTTGAACATGAATCTGTCAACCTGAGCTTCAGGAAGGTGGTATGTTCCTTCTTGATCGATTGGGTTTTGTGTTGCAAGAACCAAAAATGGAGAATCAATTTTAAAGGTCTGTTCACCAATCGTAACTTGATGTTCTTGCATGGCTTCGAGCAAAGCAGATTGAACTTTTGCGGGAGATCGATTGATTTCATCGGCAAGAAGAATGTTGGTAAAAACAGGTCCTTTTTTTGTGATAAATTCGCCTGTCTTTTGGTTGTAAATAAGTGTTCCCAAAAGATCACTTGGAAGTAGATCTGGAGTGAATTGGATACGTGAAAATTGCAACCCTAAGGCAAGGCTTAAGGTTTTGACCATAGTTGTTTTTGCAAGACCAGGAACACCTTCAAGAAGAACGTGTCCATTGCACAGCAGGCCGATTAAAATACGTTCAATATTAAGGTCTTGTCCAACAACAACTTTTTGGATTTCAGTTTTGAGTGTTTGCCAGCGAGCGCCTTCTGATTTAATGCGCTCTACAATTTGTGGATTGATGCTCATCGTTTTGCGATCTCCCAGATTTATTATTTACAGGGCCACATTCTAGCAAAAAAATATCTGTTTGTTTCCATTTCTTTGTTTTTTTGCTATCTAATCGCGAAATTAATCGTCGCCTGGAGACATTTTGTGATATTGGTAATCCTTATTGGTTTTTTGTGTTTTAATGTTTTTTCGATAGATC
This DNA window, taken from Candidatus Dependentiae bacterium, encodes the following:
- a CDS encoding AAA family ATPase; the encoded protein is MSINPQIVERIKSEGARWQTLKTEIQKVVVGQDLNIERILIGLLCNGHVLLEGVPGLAKTTMVKTLSLALGLQFSRIQFTPDLLPSDLLGTLIYNQKTGEFITKKGPVFTNILLADEINRSPAKVQSALLEAMQEHQVTIGEQTFKIDSPFLVLATQNPIDQEGTYHLPEAQVDRFMFKLHLTYPTQQEEKLIVSRQNSTHAVQQVLSHQDILDAQACVKDIFVDERITDYIISIVHATRNPEAFGVDAKQAIAFGASPRATIALQKAAQALAFIKKRHFVIPEDVKALVHDTLRHRIIMSYEAEADSLTSDMMLDKIISTLQSP